The Dioscorea cayenensis subsp. rotundata cultivar TDr96_F1 chromosome 7, TDr96_F1_v2_PseudoChromosome.rev07_lg8_w22 25.fasta, whole genome shotgun sequence genome includes a region encoding these proteins:
- the LOC120265631 gene encoding uncharacterized protein LOC120265631: MGCIISKIRKFLRKCFGPKITPKVDSLMEDYRKFSTPAKNVLSSFIEQLRENQSTSADLLEEAVNRFRNDEPNTSVLMSLQKFKAKCNTYLHENNLNSSCEREDSCNTYTDKFSGVKNILDEDLKMVERWNTVAQWVFFVISLGLQITSSVLSYVGNHPLVAAVIGPVVCKGIDSLESKINNLCFEKRKNSLKNKIDNVDLLMIAIDKHRRIKDRMLQASRDIEKINGFKARVHKLVDVYISNFADHGNDEEAAKLAAMDRIETENRCLQISLQDLLRNVERCLEDLSTATENIQRLKN; the protein is encoded by the coding sequence ATGGGGTGCATCATATCCAAAATTCGCAAATTCTTGCGCAAATGCTTCGGCCCCAAGATCACGCCCAAAGTCGATTCCTTAATGGAAGATTATCGCAAGTTCAGCACCCCTGCCAAAAACGTCTTAAGCTCTTTCATAGAACAACTCAGAGAGAACCAATCCACCTCCGCCGATCTCCTTGAAGAAGCCGTCAACCGTTTCAGAAATGACGAGCCCAACACGTCCGTCCTCATGAGTTTGCAAAAGTTCAAAGCCAAGTGCAACACTTACCTCCATGAAAATAATCTTAACAGCTCATGCGAACGGGAGGACAGCTGTAATACCTATACCGACAAGTTCTCAGGTGTTAAAAACATCCTGGATGAAGATCTCAAAATGGTGGAACGTTGGAATACAGTTGCACAATGGGTTTTCTTTGTGATCAGCCTTGGATTGCAAATCACTTCTTCGGTGCTTTCTTACGTGGGTAACCATCCGTTGGTTGCCGCTGTCATTGGCCCTGTGGTGTGCAAGGGGATTGACTCACTGGAAAGTAAGATTAACAACCTTTGTTTTGAAAAGCGTAAGAACTCCCTTAAAAACAAGATAGACAATGTTGATCTATTGATGATAGCCATTGATAAGCATCGCAGAATTAAAGACCGCATGCTGCAAGCTTCAAGAGACATTGAAAAGATCAACGGCTTTAAAGCGCGTGTTCATAAGCTGGTGGATGTTTATATTAGTAACTTTGCTGATCATGGGAATGATGAGGAAGCGGCAAAGTTAGCAGCCATGGATAGGATTGAAACTGAGAATAGATGTTTACAGATAAGTCTTCAGGATTTGTTGAGGAACGTGGAGCGGTGTCTTGAGGACCTCAGCACAGCCACGGAAAACATCCAAAGGCTTAAAAATTAA